In one window of Terriglobales bacterium DNA:
- a CDS encoding metallophosphoesterase: MKTLRRAALALLLLALSASAQQPQLPAGNDAVRFAVIGDTGTGDKHQYQIAELLKNYYDRYPFDFVLMMGDNLYGGESPDDYEKKFSRPYQPLLEKDVKFYAALGNHDDPAQRFYEKFNMGGKRYYTFKKGDVRFFALDSTYMDLEQLRWLEAELQKSNDRWKICFFHHPLYSSGKRHGPDIELRQALEPLFLKYGVNVVFAGHEHFYERIRPQKGIYYFIEGGSAKLREGNIGSRSEFTEKGEDQDNTFMVVEIEGDSLNFQTIRRDGQTVDAGVLPRLVNGQPVRATQAAVK; this comes from the coding sequence GTGAAGACGCTCCGCCGCGCCGCTCTCGCGCTCCTGCTGCTGGCGCTGTCCGCCTCGGCCCAGCAGCCGCAGCTTCCCGCCGGCAACGACGCCGTCCGCTTCGCCGTCATCGGCGACACCGGCACCGGCGACAAGCACCAGTACCAGATCGCAGAGCTGCTGAAGAACTATTACGACCGTTACCCGTTCGACTTCGTCCTGATGATGGGCGACAACCTCTACGGCGGCGAGAGCCCCGACGACTACGAGAAGAAGTTCTCCCGTCCGTACCAGCCGTTGCTCGAGAAGGACGTGAAGTTCTACGCCGCGCTCGGCAATCACGACGACCCCGCGCAGCGCTTCTACGAGAAGTTCAACATGGGCGGCAAGCGTTACTACACCTTCAAGAAGGGCGACGTCCGCTTCTTCGCGCTCGACAGCACCTACATGGACCTGGAGCAGCTCCGCTGGCTGGAGGCCGAGCTGCAGAAGAGCAACGACCGGTGGAAGATCTGCTTCTTCCACCATCCGCTGTACTCCTCCGGCAAGCGCCACGGGCCGGACATCGAGCTGCGCCAGGCGCTCGAACCTCTGTTCCTGAAATATGGTGTGAACGTGGTCTTCGCCGGTCATGAGCACTTCTACGAGCGCATCCGCCCGCAGAAGGGGATCTACTACTTCATTGAGGGCGGCTCCGCGAAGCTGCGCGAAGGCAACATCGGGTCGCGCTCCGAGTTCACCGAGAAGGGCGAAGACCAGGACAACACCTTCATGGTGGTCGAGATCGAGGGCGATTCGCTGAACTTCCAGACCATCCGCCGCGACGGCCAGACCGTCGACGCCGGCGTGCTGCCCCGGCTGGTCAACGGCCAGCCCGTCCGCGCCACCCAGGCCGCGGTGAAGTAA
- a CDS encoding Npt1/Npt2 family nucleotide transporter yields MPELHLSDRFRSAFGLRRGEGPTAFAFFAYLVLVISCYVISKSVRDALFISRFGAFKLPYMYIGIAAIAGVFVSIYIRLARRVSHEKLVSGTLVFFAVNLFVFWWLLRFKFGWLYPAIYFWAGIFGVIAPMQVWTLSNFIYTTRQAKRLYGFIGAGGILGAVIGGFFSSEAVKRIGTDNLLLAIILFIAVCVVLVNFIWRTGRRASADEREAPRQPQNLRQSLAIILKSRYLTLIAVVITLSQVVSTVIDFQFKAVAEQIYPAKDQLTHFFGSFYGYLGILSFILQIFLTSRLLRRLGVGIALFILPLAVGAGSLALLVWTGLAAALAAKGPDQLLKHSVDKSASELLYLPVASDIKPAVKSFIDTVLWRIADASAGALVLGLTAIAGLSVRGVSAVTLGIIGVWMVALMAVRYRYRDALRAALAEGGFGLDARPPVDVRDPETAVTFIKSLHSRNTEDVLYALEIIRATRAGGTVVPHVQRLLTHDSEAVRAAALDALATTGDRRVAEKLTPLFDDESPKVRAKAMHIARKFGKPVPKKRVLRYLRETNYRLRGAAIVWALDRRAKQGHHALATRALESLLRSTNEGARKEAARALGSLRSLEAVHEALALLLQDPSREVVHEALRSAGTLAHPELVPLIVPHLATHSARSAACAALAQCGPAILERLRHYVLEPGHDAAIRRGVVRALAAMGAQPAVDLLLEALASGDRELRPAIVHALSAARARHPELQVSEKAIRHELEAELREYYGTVVLLQAVAPATDDESERTPELLEATLQQRLAASLENVLRLLSLLHPAEDLLRIYRGLSSKDHAVRANAVELLEQLLPQEMKQVVLPALDEEMAMGARLACAERLGIAPPERREAALAELLRSPSPAVALAALDEVAGKRVAELYDSLEELARGEEPLVAATAASVRERLAPPPQRRIA; encoded by the coding sequence GTGCCAGAGCTGCACCTCAGCGACCGTTTCCGCTCCGCCTTCGGCCTGCGCCGCGGCGAGGGCCCCACTGCGTTCGCCTTCTTCGCCTATTTGGTGCTGGTGATCAGCTGCTACGTGATCTCCAAGTCGGTGCGCGACGCGCTCTTCATCAGCCGCTTCGGCGCCTTCAAGCTGCCGTACATGTACATCGGCATCGCCGCCATCGCCGGGGTGTTCGTCTCCATCTACATCCGGCTCGCGCGTCGCGTCTCGCATGAAAAGCTCGTCTCCGGCACCCTGGTCTTTTTCGCCGTCAACCTTTTCGTCTTCTGGTGGCTGCTGCGCTTCAAGTTCGGGTGGCTCTACCCGGCGATCTACTTCTGGGCCGGCATCTTCGGCGTCATCGCGCCCATGCAGGTCTGGACACTCTCCAACTTCATCTACACCACGCGCCAGGCGAAGCGGCTCTACGGCTTCATCGGCGCCGGCGGCATCCTGGGCGCGGTTATCGGCGGCTTCTTTTCCAGCGAGGCGGTGAAGCGCATCGGCACCGACAACCTGCTGCTCGCCATCATCCTGTTCATCGCCGTCTGCGTGGTGCTGGTGAACTTCATCTGGCGCACCGGACGCCGGGCGAGCGCGGACGAGCGCGAGGCGCCGCGGCAGCCGCAGAACCTGCGCCAGAGCCTTGCCATCATCCTGAAGTCCCGCTACCTCACGCTCATCGCGGTGGTCATCACGCTGTCGCAGGTCGTCTCCACCGTCATCGACTTTCAGTTCAAGGCGGTCGCGGAGCAGATCTATCCCGCCAAGGACCAGCTCACTCACTTCTTCGGCTCGTTCTACGGATACCTCGGCATCCTCTCCTTCATCCTGCAGATCTTCTTGACCAGCCGCCTGTTGCGCCGGCTGGGCGTCGGGATCGCGCTGTTCATCTTGCCGCTCGCAGTGGGCGCGGGCTCGCTGGCGCTGCTGGTGTGGACCGGCCTGGCAGCCGCGCTCGCCGCCAAGGGCCCCGACCAGCTCCTCAAGCACTCGGTGGACAAGAGCGCGAGCGAGCTGCTCTACCTGCCGGTCGCCAGCGACATCAAGCCGGCGGTGAAGTCGTTCATCGACACCGTGCTGTGGCGCATCGCCGACGCCTCCGCCGGCGCGCTGGTGCTGGGCCTGACGGCGATCGCCGGCCTCAGCGTCCGCGGCGTCAGCGCGGTGACGCTCGGCATCATCGGCGTCTGGATGGTCGCGCTGATGGCGGTGCGCTACCGCTATCGCGACGCGCTGCGCGCGGCCCTCGCGGAAGGCGGTTTCGGCCTCGATGCGCGGCCGCCGGTCGACGTTCGCGACCCCGAGACCGCCGTCACGTTCATCAAGAGCCTGCACAGCCGCAACACGGAAGACGTCCTCTATGCGCTCGAGATCATCCGCGCCACGCGCGCCGGAGGCACCGTGGTGCCGCACGTGCAGCGCCTGCTGACGCACGACTCCGAGGCCGTGCGCGCCGCCGCGCTCGACGCGCTCGCCACCACCGGCGACCGCCGCGTCGCCGAGAAGCTGACGCCGCTGTTCGACGACGAGTCGCCCAAGGTGCGCGCCAAGGCGATGCACATCGCGCGCAAGTTCGGCAAGCCGGTACCCAAGAAGCGCGTGCTGCGCTACCTGCGCGAGACCAACTACCGCCTGCGCGGCGCGGCCATCGTGTGGGCGCTCGATCGCCGCGCGAAGCAGGGCCATCACGCACTCGCCACCCGCGCGCTCGAGAGCCTGCTGCGCAGCACCAACGAAGGCGCGCGCAAGGAAGCGGCCCGCGCCCTCGGCTCGCTGCGATCGCTCGAGGCCGTGCACGAAGCGCTCGCGCTGCTGCTTCAGGACCCCTCGCGCGAGGTCGTCCACGAGGCTCTGCGCAGCGCCGGCACTCTCGCGCATCCGGAACTGGTTCCGCTGATCGTACCGCACCTTGCCACGCACAGCGCGCGCTCCGCCGCGTGCGCCGCGCTGGCGCAATGCGGGCCTGCCATCCTCGAGCGCCTGCGGCACTATGTGCTCGAGCCGGGACACGACGCCGCCATCCGGCGCGGCGTCGTGCGTGCCCTCGCCGCCATGGGCGCGCAGCCGGCCGTGGACCTCCTGCTCGAGGCGCTGGCCTCCGGCGACCGCGAGCTGCGGCCCGCCATCGTGCACGCGCTCAGCGCCGCGCGTGCGCGCCATCCCGAGCTGCAGGTTTCGGAAAAGGCCATCCGCCACGAGCTCGAAGCCGAGCTGCGCGAGTACTACGGGACGGTGGTGCTGCTACAAGCCGTCGCCCCGGCCACGGACGACGAGTCGGAGCGCACCCCCGAGTTGCTGGAGGCGACCTTGCAGCAGCGCCTCGCCGCCTCGCTGGAGAACGTCCTCCGGCTGCTCAGCCTGCTGCATCCCGCCGAAGACCTGCTGCGCATCTACCGCGGGCTTTCCAGCAAGGACCACGCGGTGCGCGCCAACGCGGTCGAGTTGCTCGAGCAGTTGCTGCCGCAGGAGATGAAGCAGGTCGTGCTGCCGGCGCTCGACGAGGAGATGGCGATGGGCGCGCGCCTCGCGTGCGCGGAGCGGCTGGGCATCGCGCCGCCCGAAAGACGCGAGGCCGCGCTCGCCGAGCTGCTGCGCTCGCCTTCGCCGGCGGTTGCGCTGGCCGCGCTCGACGAGGTTGCCGGCAAGCGCGTCGCAGAGCTGTACGACAGCCTCGAAGAACTTGCGCGCGGAGAGGAGCCGCTGGTCGCCGCGACCGCGGCGTCCGTGCGCGAAAGACTCGCTCCACCACCACAACGGAGGATCGCATGA
- a CDS encoding cyclic nucleotide-binding domain-containing protein: MTTSTTLRDAAGLNVLDKMKSLRRAQIFAYCTTEQLLKIAGIAQEVRFAAGEDIFRENDPGDALFQIVSGRVRLSKPAADFEAVRTEDETFGTLAILDRSERESNATAEEDTLALRIDAAEFLEVLAENPEIVQGLFSALTREIRDYRYGYLRG, encoded by the coding sequence ATGACCACGAGCACAACCCTGCGCGACGCGGCCGGACTGAACGTGCTCGACAAGATGAAGAGCCTGCGCCGCGCGCAGATCTTCGCCTACTGCACGACCGAACAGTTGCTGAAGATCGCCGGCATCGCGCAGGAAGTCCGCTTTGCCGCGGGCGAGGACATCTTCCGCGAAAACGATCCCGGCGACGCGCTCTTCCAGATCGTTTCAGGGCGCGTCCGGCTCAGCAAGCCCGCCGCCGACTTCGAAGCGGTGCGCACCGAGGACGAGACCTTCGGCACGCTCGCCATCCTCGACCGCAGCGAGCGCGAGTCCAACGCCACCGCCGAGGAAGACACGCTTGCGCTGCGCATCGATGCGGCCGAGTTCCTCGAGGTCCTCGCCGAAAACCCCGAGATCGTCCAGGGACTCTTTTCCGCGCTCACGCGCGAGATCCGTGACTATCGCTATGGGTACCTCCGTGGCTGA